From a region of the Candidatus Margulisiibacteriota bacterium genome:
- a CDS encoding DUF3108 domain-containing protein has protein sequence MKKAFLFFSLFLLAAAREPELPPLSSALSGLPPKFTYQIRDYINKETGFVTANIYITTVVSGGQKYWHVESYEGDSFRNRPAYRNSVTLNYSDFTTLSDERYNVSDRSSYLIESFTASPDGTINFFHKDKNINLTAKNPGNVYSRYAFLVSLSGFPFEQKDKVVMNVYMFEYGNVLPLRAVYQGKEKIKVPAGEFECYKLELAVDGVLGLFAPDKYYLYYTVAAPHHFVRFYQKVDDGSWLANELIGVSF, from the coding sequence CGTTTCTTTTTTTTAGTTTGTTTTTATTGGCCGCGGCGCGCGAACCAGAACTACCGCCGCTGTCGAGCGCGCTTTCCGGCCTGCCGCCGAAATTCACCTATCAAATCCGCGACTACATCAATAAAGAAACCGGATTCGTCACGGCGAATATTTACATTACCACGGTTGTATCCGGTGGTCAAAAATACTGGCATGTGGAGTCCTACGAAGGCGATTCCTTCCGCAACAGACCAGCCTATCGCAACAGTGTGACGCTGAATTATTCTGATTTTACGACACTTTCTGACGAACGGTATAATGTTTCTGACCGGAGCAGTTATTTAATAGAATCTTTTACGGCCAGCCCCGACGGCACAATTAATTTTTTTCACAAAGACAAAAATATTAACCTGACCGCCAAAAATCCAGGCAATGTTTATTCACGTTACGCTTTTTTGGTTTCTTTGAGCGGTTTTCCTTTTGAGCAAAAAGACAAGGTGGTAATGAATGTTTATATGTTCGAGTACGGCAATGTCCTGCCGTTGCGCGCGGTGTATCAGGGCAAGGAAAAAATAAAAGTTCCGGCCGGAGAATTTGAGTGTTACAAATTGGAATTGGCTGTCGATGGCGTGCTGGGTTTGTTCGCGCCGGACAAATATTATCTGTATTACACGGTGGCCGCGCCGCATCATTTTGTGCGCTTTTACCAGAAAGTCGACGACGGCTCGTGGCTGGCCAATGAGTTGATCGGGGTTTCTTTTTAA